The following are encoded in a window of Corynebacterium argentoratense DSM 44202 genomic DNA:
- a CDS encoding TetR/AcrR family transcriptional regulator has product MAQQTRASKRRGRPNPRERLLGSATQLFNTEGIRVIGIDRILRDADVAKASLYSLFGSKDNLVIAYLQALDEQWRAAFEARTATMTTPDEKILAFFDMAIEDEPGKDFRGSHFCNAANEYPRPETDSERGIVEAAQEHRRWCHETIAELLRKKNGYPGATQASQLLIFLDGGLVGARLSRSVDPLHTAKTLAQQLLHAPPADYSI; this is encoded by the coding sequence ATGGCCCAACAGACCCGAGCTTCGAAACGCCGCGGACGCCCGAATCCCCGCGAGCGTTTGCTCGGCAGCGCTACCCAGTTGTTTAACACGGAGGGTATTCGTGTTATTGGCATCGACCGTATCCTTCGCGATGCGGATGTGGCGAAAGCTAGTTTGTACAGTCTGTTTGGGTCGAAGGATAACCTCGTCATTGCCTACTTGCAGGCGCTTGACGAACAGTGGCGTGCGGCTTTTGAGGCGCGTACTGCCACGATGACTACCCCGGATGAAAAGATCCTTGCTTTTTTCGATATGGCTATTGAAGATGAGCCTGGCAAAGATTTCCGGGGTTCGCATTTTTGCAATGCTGCGAATGAGTATCCTCGGCCGGAGACTGATTCTGAGCGGGGGATTGTTGAAGCTGCTCAGGAGCACCGGCGTTGGTGTCATGAGACTATTGCTGAGCTTCTGAGGAAGAAAAATGGGTATCCGGGGGCTACCCAGGCAAGTCAGTTGCTAATTTTCCTTGATGGGGGTCTTGTTGGGGCTCGGTTGAGTCGTTCTGTTGATCCCCTTCATACTGCTAAGACGTTGGCTCAGCAGTTGCTGCACGCCCCGCCTGCTGATTACAGCATCTAA
- a CDS encoding GlsB/YeaQ/YmgE family stress response membrane protein, which translates to MTLSLGIFAWIIIGGLAGWIASKIKGTDASQGVVGNILTGIVGGLLGGWILSLLGVDVKGGGIVFSFLTCLLGAVIFISILQALTNKK; encoded by the coding sequence GTGACTCTTTCTCTAGGTATTTTCGCATGGATCATTATTGGTGGTCTTGCAGGTTGGATCGCCAGCAAAATTAAGGGCACTGACGCTAGCCAGGGTGTTGTTGGTAACATCTTGACCGGTATTGTCGGTGGTTTGCTTGGTGGTTGGATCCTTTCTCTGCTGGGTGTTGATGTTAAGGGCGGCGGAATAGTCTTTTCCTTCCTCACCTGCCTCCTTGGCGCTGTGATTTTCATCAGCATTCTGCAGGCTTTGACCAACAAGAAGTAA
- a CDS encoding universal stress protein, which yields MSYCVVAIDGSESSNDAVRWAARSGHALKLATSYTMPQFLYAEGMVPPQELFDELQQEAQARVDAASALARETRSDVELVEVVAEGSPIDMLLELSKSEETSMICMGSRGLGGLQGMVLGSVSAAVASHAHCPVVVIRQGQIGEDGPIVVGVDGSEVSDKAVEFAFEQAKTRGVPLIAVHTWMDVAVAGLAVAWDDEEAVQRDLLKERLEGIMGRSPDVDVQLQVTRDRPVRALAEAAAQASLLVVGSHGRGGFKGMLLGSTSRALLQHAPCPMVVVRSQEV from the coding sequence ATGAGTTATTGTGTTGTCGCCATTGATGGTTCCGAGTCCAGCAATGATGCGGTCCGCTGGGCGGCTCGTTCTGGTCATGCGTTGAAGCTTGCTACGAGTTACACCATGCCGCAGTTTTTGTATGCGGAGGGTATGGTGCCGCCGCAGGAGCTTTTTGATGAGCTTCAGCAGGAGGCGCAGGCTCGTGTTGATGCTGCGTCGGCGTTGGCTCGTGAGACTCGTTCTGATGTCGAGTTGGTTGAGGTGGTTGCCGAGGGGTCGCCGATTGACATGCTTCTTGAGTTGTCGAAGTCTGAGGAGACCTCGATGATTTGTATGGGCTCTCGTGGGCTTGGCGGTCTGCAGGGGATGGTTCTGGGGAGTGTGTCGGCGGCGGTTGCTAGCCATGCGCATTGTCCGGTGGTTGTGATTCGCCAGGGTCAGATCGGTGAGGACGGCCCGATTGTTGTGGGTGTTGATGGTTCGGAGGTGTCCGACAAGGCTGTCGAGTTCGCTTTCGAGCAGGCTAAGACCCGAGGCGTTCCGTTGATTGCTGTGCATACGTGGATGGATGTTGCGGTTGCTGGCTTGGCGGTTGCGTGGGATGACGAAGAGGCTGTTCAGCGTGATCTGTTGAAAGAACGCCTGGAAGGTATCATGGGGCGGTCCCCCGACGTGGATGTGCAGTTGCAGGTGACGCGTGACCGTCCGGTTCGTGCGCTTGCGGAGGCTGCGGCACAGGCTTCGTTGCTTGTTGTTGGTTCTCACGGTCGGGGTGGTTTTAAGGGCATGCTGTTGGGTTCTACCTCTCGAGCTTTGTTGCAGCATGCTCCTTGTCCAATGGTCGTTGTTCGTTCTCAGGAGGTTTAA
- a CDS encoding pseudouridine synthase produces MKVTEPGWTAQAFIQHLIDTQRWQAPNDDVAQRFRAGEVRDDHGREVTPNEELPVGKDIWFYRTPAPETPVPYIIDHIYEDNNILVVNKPPFLATFPRAAHITETVLVRLRRQTGNNELSPAHRLDRLTSGVLLLTKRREVRGAYQMMFADRTPRKIYHAIAPHKPELNITPGTTWRSRLEKTHGELQTRVIPNGEPNAITEIQHIQPLPTTPNQQPLARYTLKPHTGKTHQLRVHMWQAGIPIIGDPVYPTLHPYTDSFDTPLALLAKELYFQDPLTGQSRHFTSPIDVERLIRT; encoded by the coding sequence GTGAAAGTAACCGAACCCGGCTGGACCGCCCAAGCCTTCATCCAACACCTCATCGACACCCAACGCTGGCAAGCACCCAACGATGACGTCGCGCAACGCTTCCGCGCCGGCGAAGTCCGCGACGACCACGGCCGCGAAGTCACCCCCAACGAAGAACTCCCCGTCGGCAAAGACATCTGGTTCTACCGCACTCCCGCCCCCGAAACCCCCGTCCCCTACATAATCGACCACATCTACGAAGACAACAACATCCTCGTCGTCAACAAACCCCCCTTCCTAGCCACCTTCCCCCGCGCAGCACACATCACCGAAACCGTCCTCGTACGACTACGCCGCCAAACCGGCAACAACGAACTCTCCCCCGCACACCGCCTAGACCGGCTCACAAGTGGCGTCCTACTACTCACCAAACGCCGCGAAGTCCGAGGCGCCTACCAAATGATGTTCGCAGACCGAACACCCCGGAAAATCTACCACGCGATAGCCCCCCACAAACCCGAACTCAACATCACCCCAGGCACCACCTGGCGCTCGCGCCTAGAAAAAACCCACGGCGAACTCCAAACCCGCGTCATCCCAAACGGCGAACCCAACGCCATCACCGAAATCCAACACATCCAACCCCTCCCCACCACACCCAACCAACAACCCCTAGCCCGCTACACCCTCAAACCCCACACCGGAAAAACCCACCAGCTCCGCGTACACATGTGGCAAGCCGGCATTCCCATCATCGGCGACCCCGTATACCCAACACTCCACCCCTACACTGACTCCTTCGACACCCCCCTCGCCCTCCTCGCCAAAGAACTCTACTTCCAAGACCCCCTCACCGGACAATCTCGCCACTTCACCTCACCCATAGACGTCGAAAGGCTCATACGCACTTAA